In a single window of the Biomphalaria glabrata chromosome 5, xgBioGlab47.1, whole genome shotgun sequence genome:
- the LOC106058427 gene encoding uncharacterized protein LOC106058427 isoform X3: protein MSKSTTSWKTLIILEVVALFSTLFISDAQMYTIEDKSTSDQCDNALLASKDVVDLLVTVNMSNTDYNDTNSFTLSAVRPGSSEQTQLCNIKFRQSCSPSNFAHCYCALNQHDLFTFRYRSQASLNLSRNFLVINGDQRHNITLKQILGSEPDLIVYIDNHKFRSANECHLDISQNQFVLFVVSFNDYEGQEVDVKFLGIKAKRFSTQNNMKCVVCYRMALVNQSGSVRFHYMNKCRQNVTMSCDFQEAHIYTIEDKSTSDQCDKALLASKDMVDLLVTVNMSNTDYNDTTSFTLSAVRPGSSEQTELCSMGFGQSCSATYSLNCVCEHILEDIYTFRYRSKAEISLSRNFLIVNGKPYMKIRLKQILDSQPDLIVYIDGHEFRSANECHLEIAKNEDVQLNVTFNDFEGQQVEVKFLGIEAVQIYGLNCVCYDIALVNQSGALRLDYSNKCRQNISMECTLQDPQSASNYKRRITGTPSFLTDESTSDIYCCSVERSSCRERSNRTDSRISFTLLHHCVLLRLLVHE, encoded by the exons ACGCACAGATGTACACCATAGAAGATAAATCTACGTCTGACCAATGTGACAATGCCTTGCTGGCCTCAAAGGACGTGGTAGACTTGCTAGTGACAGTAAATATGTCAAATACGGATTACAATGACACCAACTCTTTCACATTGTCTGCAGTCAGACCAGGCTCTTCTGAACAAACACAG CTGTGTAACATCAAGTTCAGGCAAAGCTGCTCTCCTTCGAACTTTGCCCACTGCTACTGCGCGCTCAATCAACACGACCTCTTCACCTTCAGGTATAGATCTCAAGCTTCGTTGAACTTGTCAAGGAATTTTCTCGTTATCAATGGAGATCAACGTCACAATATCACTCTCAAACAGATTCTAG GTTCAGAACCTGATCTGATAGTATACATCGATAACCACAAATTTCGCTCTGCCAACGAATGTCATCTTGACATCTCACAAAACCAATTCGTCCTGTTTGTAGTCAGCTTCAACGACTACGAAGGCCAGGAGGTCGATGTTAAATTTCTGGGTATCAAGGCAAAACGATTTTCAACCCAGAACAACATGAAGTGCGTAGTCTGTTATCGAATGGCGTTGGTCAATCAGTCTGGCTCAGTGAGGTTTCACTACATGAACAAGTGCAGACAGAACGTAACTATGTCATGTGACTTTCAAG AAGCACACATCTACACCATAGAAGATAAATCTACGTCTGACCAATGTGACAAAGCCTTGCTGGCCTCAAAGGACATGGTAGACTTGCTAGTGACAGTAAATATGTCAAATACGGATTACAACGACACAACCTCTTTTACATTGTCTGCAGTCAGACCAGGCTCTTCTGAACAAACTGAG CTTTGCAGCATGGGGTTCGGGCAGTCCTGTTCAGCTACGTACTCCCTAAATTGTGTTTGCGAACATATTCTGGAAGACATCTACACCTTCAGATACAGATCCAAAGCTGAGATCAGCCTGTCGAGGAATTTTCTCATTGTCAATGGAAAGCCCTATATGAAGATCAGACTCAAACAGATACTAG ATTCTCAACCTGATCTGATTGTATATATCGATGGTCACGAGTTTCGATCGGCCAACGAATGTCACCTTGAAATTGCCAAGAATGAAGACGTCCAATTGAATGTCACCTTCAACGATTTCGAAGGCCAGCAGGTCGAGGTCAAATTTCTGGGTATCGAAGCTGTACAAATCTACGGCCTCAATTGCGTCTGTTATGATATAGCATTGGTCAATCAATCAGGAGCACTGAGGCTTGACTATTCGAACAAGTGTAGACAAAACATATCAATGGAATGTACATTGCAAG atccACAGTCGGCCTCGAACTACAAAAGACGTA TAACAGGAACGCCATCTTTTTTAACTGACGAATCAACAAGCGATATTTATTGTTGCAGTGTTGAAAGAAGTTCATGTAG ggAGCGCTCTAATCGCACTGATTCTCGCATTAGTTTTACTCTGCTTCATCATTGCGTTCTGCTTCGTCTTCTGGT ACATGAATAG
- the LOC106058427 gene encoding uncharacterized protein LOC106058427 isoform X5, translated as MSKSTTSWKTLIILEVVALFSTLFISDAQMYTIEDKSTSDQCDNALLASKDVVDLLVTVNMSNTDYNDTNSFTLSAVRPGSSEQTQLCNIKFRQSCSPSNFAHCYCALNQHDLFTFRYRSQASLNLSRNFLVINGDQRHNITLKQILGSEPDLIVYIDNHKFRSANECHLDISQNQFVLFVVSFNDYEGQEVDVKFLGIKAKRFSTQNNMKCVVCYRMALVNQSGSVRFHYMNKCRQNVTMSCDFQEAHIYTIEDKSTSDQCDKALLASKDMVDLLVTVNMSNTDYNDTTSFTLSAVRPGSSEQTELCSMGFGQSCSATYSLNCVCEHILEDIYTFRYRSKAEISLSRNFLIVNGKPYMKIRLKQILDPQSASNYKRRITGTPSFLTDESTSDIYCCSVERSSWSALIALILALVLLCFIIAFCFVFWYMNRCQCLKGESSQGSRLSIEDFLARPVSSPKDQDRITFSSSIRLTGILSSSIVQSPKVKDIQSVHSHFHSEV; from the exons ACGCACAGATGTACACCATAGAAGATAAATCTACGTCTGACCAATGTGACAATGCCTTGCTGGCCTCAAAGGACGTGGTAGACTTGCTAGTGACAGTAAATATGTCAAATACGGATTACAATGACACCAACTCTTTCACATTGTCTGCAGTCAGACCAGGCTCTTCTGAACAAACACAG CTGTGTAACATCAAGTTCAGGCAAAGCTGCTCTCCTTCGAACTTTGCCCACTGCTACTGCGCGCTCAATCAACACGACCTCTTCACCTTCAGGTATAGATCTCAAGCTTCGTTGAACTTGTCAAGGAATTTTCTCGTTATCAATGGAGATCAACGTCACAATATCACTCTCAAACAGATTCTAG GTTCAGAACCTGATCTGATAGTATACATCGATAACCACAAATTTCGCTCTGCCAACGAATGTCATCTTGACATCTCACAAAACCAATTCGTCCTGTTTGTAGTCAGCTTCAACGACTACGAAGGCCAGGAGGTCGATGTTAAATTTCTGGGTATCAAGGCAAAACGATTTTCAACCCAGAACAACATGAAGTGCGTAGTCTGTTATCGAATGGCGTTGGTCAATCAGTCTGGCTCAGTGAGGTTTCACTACATGAACAAGTGCAGACAGAACGTAACTATGTCATGTGACTTTCAAG AAGCACACATCTACACCATAGAAGATAAATCTACGTCTGACCAATGTGACAAAGCCTTGCTGGCCTCAAAGGACATGGTAGACTTGCTAGTGACAGTAAATATGTCAAATACGGATTACAACGACACAACCTCTTTTACATTGTCTGCAGTCAGACCAGGCTCTTCTGAACAAACTGAG CTTTGCAGCATGGGGTTCGGGCAGTCCTGTTCAGCTACGTACTCCCTAAATTGTGTTTGCGAACATATTCTGGAAGACATCTACACCTTCAGATACAGATCCAAAGCTGAGATCAGCCTGTCGAGGAATTTTCTCATTGTCAATGGAAAGCCCTATATGAAGATCAGACTCAAACAGATACTAG atccACAGTCGGCCTCGAACTACAAAAGACGTA TAACAGGAACGCCATCTTTTTTAACTGACGAATCAACAAGCGATATTTATTGTTGCAGTGTTGAAAGAAGTTCAT ggAGCGCTCTAATCGCACTGATTCTCGCATTAGTTTTACTCTGCTTCATCATTGCGTTCTGCTTCGTCTTCTGGT ACATGAATAGATGCCAGTGTTTGAaag GTGAGAGTTCCCAAGGCTCCAGGCTCTCAATAGAAGACTTTCTCGCCCGTCCAGTGAGCTCGCCCAAAGACCAAGACAGAATAACATTTTCTTCCAGCATACGACTGACAGGGATCCTTTCTTCCAGTATTGTGCAGAGCCCTAAAGTCAAGGACATTCAGAGTGTGCATTCCCATTTTCATTCTGAGGTCTGA
- the LOC106058427 gene encoding uncharacterized protein LOC106058427 isoform X2, translating into MSKSTTSWKTLIILEVVALFSTLFISDAQMYTIEDKSTSDQCDNALLASKDVVDLLVTVNMSNTDYNDTNSFTLSAVRPGSSEQTQLCNIKFRQSCSPSNFAHCYCALNQHDLFTFRYRSQASLNLSRNFLVINGDQRHNITLKQILGSEPDLIVYIDNHKFRSANECHLDISQNQFVLFVVSFNDYEGQEVDVKFLGIKAKRFSTQNNMKCVVCYRMALVNQSGSVRFHYMNKCRQNVTMSCDFQEAHIYTIEDKSTSDQCDKALLASKDMVDLLVTVNMSNTDYNDTTSFTLSAVRPGSSEQTELCSMGFGQSCSATYSLNCVCEHILEDIYTFRYRSKAEISLSRNFLIVNGKPYMKIRLKQILDSQPDLIVYIDGHEFRSANECHLEIAKNEDVQLNVTFNDFEGQQVEVKFLGIEAVQIYGLNCVCYDIALVNQSGALRLDYSNKCRQNISMECTLQDPQSASNYKRRITGTPSFLTDESTSDIYCCSVERSSWSALIALILALVLLCFIIAFCFVFWSFFKEILFFQT; encoded by the exons ACGCACAGATGTACACCATAGAAGATAAATCTACGTCTGACCAATGTGACAATGCCTTGCTGGCCTCAAAGGACGTGGTAGACTTGCTAGTGACAGTAAATATGTCAAATACGGATTACAATGACACCAACTCTTTCACATTGTCTGCAGTCAGACCAGGCTCTTCTGAACAAACACAG CTGTGTAACATCAAGTTCAGGCAAAGCTGCTCTCCTTCGAACTTTGCCCACTGCTACTGCGCGCTCAATCAACACGACCTCTTCACCTTCAGGTATAGATCTCAAGCTTCGTTGAACTTGTCAAGGAATTTTCTCGTTATCAATGGAGATCAACGTCACAATATCACTCTCAAACAGATTCTAG GTTCAGAACCTGATCTGATAGTATACATCGATAACCACAAATTTCGCTCTGCCAACGAATGTCATCTTGACATCTCACAAAACCAATTCGTCCTGTTTGTAGTCAGCTTCAACGACTACGAAGGCCAGGAGGTCGATGTTAAATTTCTGGGTATCAAGGCAAAACGATTTTCAACCCAGAACAACATGAAGTGCGTAGTCTGTTATCGAATGGCGTTGGTCAATCAGTCTGGCTCAGTGAGGTTTCACTACATGAACAAGTGCAGACAGAACGTAACTATGTCATGTGACTTTCAAG AAGCACACATCTACACCATAGAAGATAAATCTACGTCTGACCAATGTGACAAAGCCTTGCTGGCCTCAAAGGACATGGTAGACTTGCTAGTGACAGTAAATATGTCAAATACGGATTACAACGACACAACCTCTTTTACATTGTCTGCAGTCAGACCAGGCTCTTCTGAACAAACTGAG CTTTGCAGCATGGGGTTCGGGCAGTCCTGTTCAGCTACGTACTCCCTAAATTGTGTTTGCGAACATATTCTGGAAGACATCTACACCTTCAGATACAGATCCAAAGCTGAGATCAGCCTGTCGAGGAATTTTCTCATTGTCAATGGAAAGCCCTATATGAAGATCAGACTCAAACAGATACTAG ATTCTCAACCTGATCTGATTGTATATATCGATGGTCACGAGTTTCGATCGGCCAACGAATGTCACCTTGAAATTGCCAAGAATGAAGACGTCCAATTGAATGTCACCTTCAACGATTTCGAAGGCCAGCAGGTCGAGGTCAAATTTCTGGGTATCGAAGCTGTACAAATCTACGGCCTCAATTGCGTCTGTTATGATATAGCATTGGTCAATCAATCAGGAGCACTGAGGCTTGACTATTCGAACAAGTGTAGACAAAACATATCAATGGAATGTACATTGCAAG atccACAGTCGGCCTCGAACTACAAAAGACGTA TAACAGGAACGCCATCTTTTTTAACTGACGAATCAACAAGCGATATTTATTGTTGCAGTGTTGAAAGAAGTTCAT ggAGCGCTCTAATCGCACTGATTCTCGCATTAGTTTTACTCTGCTTCATCATTGCGTTCTGCTTCGTCTTCTGGT ctttttttaaagaaattctttttttccaGACATGA
- the LOC106058427 gene encoding uncharacterized protein LOC106058427 isoform X1, whose protein sequence is MSKSTTSWKTLIILEVVALFSTLFISDAQMYTIEDKSTSDQCDNALLASKDVVDLLVTVNMSNTDYNDTNSFTLSAVRPGSSEQTQLCNIKFRQSCSPSNFAHCYCALNQHDLFTFRYRSQASLNLSRNFLVINGDQRHNITLKQILGSEPDLIVYIDNHKFRSANECHLDISQNQFVLFVVSFNDYEGQEVDVKFLGIKAKRFSTQNNMKCVVCYRMALVNQSGSVRFHYMNKCRQNVTMSCDFQEAHIYTIEDKSTSDQCDKALLASKDMVDLLVTVNMSNTDYNDTTSFTLSAVRPGSSEQTELCSMGFGQSCSATYSLNCVCEHILEDIYTFRYRSKAEISLSRNFLIVNGKPYMKIRLKQILDSQPDLIVYIDGHEFRSANECHLEIAKNEDVQLNVTFNDFEGQQVEVKFLGIEAVQIYGLNCVCYDIALVNQSGALRLDYSNKCRQNISMECTLQDPQSASNYKRRITGTPSFLTDESTSDIYCCSVERSSWSALIALILALVLLCFIIAFCFVFWYMNRCQCLKGESSQGSRLSIEDFLARPVSSPKDQDRITFSSSIRLTGILSSSIVQSPKVKDIQSVHSHFHSEV, encoded by the exons ACGCACAGATGTACACCATAGAAGATAAATCTACGTCTGACCAATGTGACAATGCCTTGCTGGCCTCAAAGGACGTGGTAGACTTGCTAGTGACAGTAAATATGTCAAATACGGATTACAATGACACCAACTCTTTCACATTGTCTGCAGTCAGACCAGGCTCTTCTGAACAAACACAG CTGTGTAACATCAAGTTCAGGCAAAGCTGCTCTCCTTCGAACTTTGCCCACTGCTACTGCGCGCTCAATCAACACGACCTCTTCACCTTCAGGTATAGATCTCAAGCTTCGTTGAACTTGTCAAGGAATTTTCTCGTTATCAATGGAGATCAACGTCACAATATCACTCTCAAACAGATTCTAG GTTCAGAACCTGATCTGATAGTATACATCGATAACCACAAATTTCGCTCTGCCAACGAATGTCATCTTGACATCTCACAAAACCAATTCGTCCTGTTTGTAGTCAGCTTCAACGACTACGAAGGCCAGGAGGTCGATGTTAAATTTCTGGGTATCAAGGCAAAACGATTTTCAACCCAGAACAACATGAAGTGCGTAGTCTGTTATCGAATGGCGTTGGTCAATCAGTCTGGCTCAGTGAGGTTTCACTACATGAACAAGTGCAGACAGAACGTAACTATGTCATGTGACTTTCAAG AAGCACACATCTACACCATAGAAGATAAATCTACGTCTGACCAATGTGACAAAGCCTTGCTGGCCTCAAAGGACATGGTAGACTTGCTAGTGACAGTAAATATGTCAAATACGGATTACAACGACACAACCTCTTTTACATTGTCTGCAGTCAGACCAGGCTCTTCTGAACAAACTGAG CTTTGCAGCATGGGGTTCGGGCAGTCCTGTTCAGCTACGTACTCCCTAAATTGTGTTTGCGAACATATTCTGGAAGACATCTACACCTTCAGATACAGATCCAAAGCTGAGATCAGCCTGTCGAGGAATTTTCTCATTGTCAATGGAAAGCCCTATATGAAGATCAGACTCAAACAGATACTAG ATTCTCAACCTGATCTGATTGTATATATCGATGGTCACGAGTTTCGATCGGCCAACGAATGTCACCTTGAAATTGCCAAGAATGAAGACGTCCAATTGAATGTCACCTTCAACGATTTCGAAGGCCAGCAGGTCGAGGTCAAATTTCTGGGTATCGAAGCTGTACAAATCTACGGCCTCAATTGCGTCTGTTATGATATAGCATTGGTCAATCAATCAGGAGCACTGAGGCTTGACTATTCGAACAAGTGTAGACAAAACATATCAATGGAATGTACATTGCAAG atccACAGTCGGCCTCGAACTACAAAAGACGTA TAACAGGAACGCCATCTTTTTTAACTGACGAATCAACAAGCGATATTTATTGTTGCAGTGTTGAAAGAAGTTCAT ggAGCGCTCTAATCGCACTGATTCTCGCATTAGTTTTACTCTGCTTCATCATTGCGTTCTGCTTCGTCTTCTGGT ACATGAATAGATGCCAGTGTTTGAaag GTGAGAGTTCCCAAGGCTCCAGGCTCTCAATAGAAGACTTTCTCGCCCGTCCAGTGAGCTCGCCCAAAGACCAAGACAGAATAACATTTTCTTCCAGCATACGACTGACAGGGATCCTTTCTTCCAGTATTGTGCAGAGCCCTAAAGTCAAGGACATTCAGAGTGTGCATTCCCATTTTCATTCTGAGGTCTGA
- the LOC106058427 gene encoding uncharacterized protein LOC106058427 isoform X4, whose protein sequence is MSKSTTSWKTLIILEVVALFSTLFISDAQMYTIEDKSTSDQCDNALLASKDVVDLLVTVNMSNTDYNDTNSFTLSAVRPGSSEQTQLCNIKFRQSCSPSNFAHCYCALNQHDLFTFRYRSQASLNLSRNFLVINGDQRHNITLKQILGSEPDLIVYIDNHKFRSANECHLDISQNQFVLFVVSFNDYEGQEVDVKFLGIKAKRFSTQNNMKCVVCYRMALVNQSGSVRFHYMNKCRQNVTMSCDFQEAHIYTIEDKSTSDQCDKALLASKDMVDLLVTVNMSNTDYNDTTSFTLSAVRPGSSEQTELCSMGFGQSCSATYSLNCVCEHILEDIYTFRYRSKAEISLSRNFLIVNGKPYMKIRLKQILDSQPDLIVYIDGHEFRSANECHLEIAKNEDVQLNVTFNDFEGQQVEVKFLGIEAVQIYGLNCVCYDIALVNQSGALRLDYSNKCRQNISMECTLQDPQSASNYKRRITGTPSFLTDESTSDIYCCSVERSSCRERSNRTDSRISFTLLHHCVLLRLLVFF, encoded by the exons ACGCACAGATGTACACCATAGAAGATAAATCTACGTCTGACCAATGTGACAATGCCTTGCTGGCCTCAAAGGACGTGGTAGACTTGCTAGTGACAGTAAATATGTCAAATACGGATTACAATGACACCAACTCTTTCACATTGTCTGCAGTCAGACCAGGCTCTTCTGAACAAACACAG CTGTGTAACATCAAGTTCAGGCAAAGCTGCTCTCCTTCGAACTTTGCCCACTGCTACTGCGCGCTCAATCAACACGACCTCTTCACCTTCAGGTATAGATCTCAAGCTTCGTTGAACTTGTCAAGGAATTTTCTCGTTATCAATGGAGATCAACGTCACAATATCACTCTCAAACAGATTCTAG GTTCAGAACCTGATCTGATAGTATACATCGATAACCACAAATTTCGCTCTGCCAACGAATGTCATCTTGACATCTCACAAAACCAATTCGTCCTGTTTGTAGTCAGCTTCAACGACTACGAAGGCCAGGAGGTCGATGTTAAATTTCTGGGTATCAAGGCAAAACGATTTTCAACCCAGAACAACATGAAGTGCGTAGTCTGTTATCGAATGGCGTTGGTCAATCAGTCTGGCTCAGTGAGGTTTCACTACATGAACAAGTGCAGACAGAACGTAACTATGTCATGTGACTTTCAAG AAGCACACATCTACACCATAGAAGATAAATCTACGTCTGACCAATGTGACAAAGCCTTGCTGGCCTCAAAGGACATGGTAGACTTGCTAGTGACAGTAAATATGTCAAATACGGATTACAACGACACAACCTCTTTTACATTGTCTGCAGTCAGACCAGGCTCTTCTGAACAAACTGAG CTTTGCAGCATGGGGTTCGGGCAGTCCTGTTCAGCTACGTACTCCCTAAATTGTGTTTGCGAACATATTCTGGAAGACATCTACACCTTCAGATACAGATCCAAAGCTGAGATCAGCCTGTCGAGGAATTTTCTCATTGTCAATGGAAAGCCCTATATGAAGATCAGACTCAAACAGATACTAG ATTCTCAACCTGATCTGATTGTATATATCGATGGTCACGAGTTTCGATCGGCCAACGAATGTCACCTTGAAATTGCCAAGAATGAAGACGTCCAATTGAATGTCACCTTCAACGATTTCGAAGGCCAGCAGGTCGAGGTCAAATTTCTGGGTATCGAAGCTGTACAAATCTACGGCCTCAATTGCGTCTGTTATGATATAGCATTGGTCAATCAATCAGGAGCACTGAGGCTTGACTATTCGAACAAGTGTAGACAAAACATATCAATGGAATGTACATTGCAAG atccACAGTCGGCCTCGAACTACAAAAGACGTA TAACAGGAACGCCATCTTTTTTAACTGACGAATCAACAAGCGATATTTATTGTTGCAGTGTTGAAAGAAGTTCATGTAG ggAGCGCTCTAATCGCACTGATTCTCGCATTAGTTTTACTCTGCTTCATCATTGCGTTCTGCTTCGTCTTCTGGT ctttttttaa
- the LOC106058427 gene encoding uncharacterized protein LOC106058427 isoform X6 — protein sequence MSKSTTSWKTLIILEVVALFSTLFISDAQMYTIEDKSTSDQCDNALLASKDVVDLLVTVNMSNTDYNDTNSFTLSAVRPGSSEQTQLCNIKFRQSCSPSNFAHCYCALNQHDLFTFRYRSQASLNLSRNFLVINGDQRHNITLKQILGSEPDLIVYIDNHKFRSANECHLDISQNQFVLFVVSFNDYEGQEVDVKFLGIKAKRFSTQNNMKCVVCYRMALVNQSGSVRFHYMNKCRQNVTMSCDFQEAHIYTIEDKSTSDQCDKALLASKDMVDLLVTVNMSNTDYNDTTSFTLSAVRPGSSEQTELCSMGFGQSCSATYSLNCVCEHILEDIYTFRYRSKAEISLSRNFLIVNGKPYMKIRLKQILDSQPDLIVYIDGHEFRSANECHLEIAKNEDVQLNVTFNDFEGQQVEVKFLGIEAVQIYGLNCVCYDIALVNQSGALRLDYSNKCRQNISMECTLQDPQSASNYKRRKVPRLVQKRSLQLPAQYYV from the exons ACGCACAGATGTACACCATAGAAGATAAATCTACGTCTGACCAATGTGACAATGCCTTGCTGGCCTCAAAGGACGTGGTAGACTTGCTAGTGACAGTAAATATGTCAAATACGGATTACAATGACACCAACTCTTTCACATTGTCTGCAGTCAGACCAGGCTCTTCTGAACAAACACAG CTGTGTAACATCAAGTTCAGGCAAAGCTGCTCTCCTTCGAACTTTGCCCACTGCTACTGCGCGCTCAATCAACACGACCTCTTCACCTTCAGGTATAGATCTCAAGCTTCGTTGAACTTGTCAAGGAATTTTCTCGTTATCAATGGAGATCAACGTCACAATATCACTCTCAAACAGATTCTAG GTTCAGAACCTGATCTGATAGTATACATCGATAACCACAAATTTCGCTCTGCCAACGAATGTCATCTTGACATCTCACAAAACCAATTCGTCCTGTTTGTAGTCAGCTTCAACGACTACGAAGGCCAGGAGGTCGATGTTAAATTTCTGGGTATCAAGGCAAAACGATTTTCAACCCAGAACAACATGAAGTGCGTAGTCTGTTATCGAATGGCGTTGGTCAATCAGTCTGGCTCAGTGAGGTTTCACTACATGAACAAGTGCAGACAGAACGTAACTATGTCATGTGACTTTCAAG AAGCACACATCTACACCATAGAAGATAAATCTACGTCTGACCAATGTGACAAAGCCTTGCTGGCCTCAAAGGACATGGTAGACTTGCTAGTGACAGTAAATATGTCAAATACGGATTACAACGACACAACCTCTTTTACATTGTCTGCAGTCAGACCAGGCTCTTCTGAACAAACTGAG CTTTGCAGCATGGGGTTCGGGCAGTCCTGTTCAGCTACGTACTCCCTAAATTGTGTTTGCGAACATATTCTGGAAGACATCTACACCTTCAGATACAGATCCAAAGCTGAGATCAGCCTGTCGAGGAATTTTCTCATTGTCAATGGAAAGCCCTATATGAAGATCAGACTCAAACAGATACTAG ATTCTCAACCTGATCTGATTGTATATATCGATGGTCACGAGTTTCGATCGGCCAACGAATGTCACCTTGAAATTGCCAAGAATGAAGACGTCCAATTGAATGTCACCTTCAACGATTTCGAAGGCCAGCAGGTCGAGGTCAAATTTCTGGGTATCGAAGCTGTACAAATCTACGGCCTCAATTGCGTCTGTTATGATATAGCATTGGTCAATCAATCAGGAGCACTGAGGCTTGACTATTCGAACAAGTGTAGACAAAACATATCAATGGAATGTACATTGCAAG atccACAGTCGGCCTCGAACTACAAAAGACGTA AAGTCCCAAGACTAGTCCAGAAAAGATCTCTTCAGCTACCAGCACAATACTATGTGtaa